A stretch of DNA from Desmospora activa DSM 45169:
TAATTGGGACAGTCCACTATTTTTCTCCTGAACAAGCCAAAGGAAAGGAAACGAACAGCACTTCGGATCTGTACTCGGTCGGTATCGTCTTATATGAAATGGTGACGGGAACCATTCCCTTTGATGGTGAAGAAGCGATCGGTATTGCCCTTCAACACTTACAGGATCCGGTGCCTGACCCCCGTGCGATTCAGCCGGACATCCCTGAGTCCTTTTGCCAAATCATCTATCGGGCGATGGAGAAAGATCCAAAAGATCGGTTTCAAACGGCGCAAGAGATGATCGTCAGCTTACAACACTTTTTATATAACCATACTTCAGGGAGTTACCCCTTTCCGTTAATGGGAGAGAACAGTGCTGCTGCAGCGGAGGGGAAAAATTACCAGACACCAGCTCCCTATTGGTGGAACCCAAACGGACAACAGACACCGCCTCCCTATTGGAACCCAAACGGTCAACAGACACCGCCTCCACAAGCAAACGAAAATGGCCAACAGGCGCCACCTCCGCAAACAAGCGGACACGGCCAACAGACGCCGCCTCCGCAAGCAAGCGGATACGGGCAGCAGGCGCCACCTCCGCAAACAAGCGGACACAACCAACAGACGCCGCCTCCGCAAGCAAGCGGATACGGCCAACAGACGCCGCCTCCGCAAGCAAGCAAACACGGGCAGCAGACACCACCTCCACATGCAAGCGGACACGGGCAGCAGACACCGCCTCCACGTACAGCCTCCACCCCCAAAAAAGAGAAGGACAAAACAGGGTGCTTTCTGGTGGGCGGGGCTATACTGTCGGTATTGATCGGATTGACGGCAATTATTTTGTTTATCGGTTACTTTATTTTTAATGATTTCATACAAGGGTTTAATGAAGGATTTCGTGGAGGATACCAAGACGAGCCTAATCAAAGCGATGCGGAACAGGCTGATGACGATCAGTCTGATGAGACTGAGGCAGATGAGGTGGATGAAAATGGGGATTCCGCTGACACTGACACTGACTCTGATGCAGACGGTTATAATTGGAAGCAGGATATCCCCGAGAACGAAGGAAACGATACCTTTCAAAACTTCTCTCATGAAGGTGAAAACGGCAATTATACTGTAACGTTAGATGTGAAAATGGATGATTTTGCGTATAACTACGATGTGATCGTCTCTGATCAAAATGGAGAACGAACCGTTCGGGAAAAGCAGACCGGTATATCATATGGGGAAGGAACATCGAACTGGATCTTTGTGCGACAGGATGAACTCCCTGGGCCGGGAGGTTTGATCAAAGTGGCTTATTATAAACAGGACGGTTCAGAACGTACGGAATATCTGTTGGAAGAATTTTAGTAAGCATAGAGTAGCGAAGAACATTTAAAGAGAGACACTACTGGCACAGGTGTCGTTGAGTCAAGGGCAAGTGTGGACTTGCCCTTGTTTCATATTTTGTATTGCTGTTGGTAACCACATGAAGTGGCCGTCTTGAATACCCAGTGTCTCCGTTAATTTGGAGTCGTGCACACCTGCCCTCAGGGGTACCGATGGTAATCAAGCTAATTTTAGTATTGATGAAAGTGGGTGACAACCTTGAGTCCAAATGGACAACAGAGCTCCAGAAAAAAAGGTGGAGGAAAAATCGGGTGTTTTGTGGCGCTCGGGTGTGTGGCGATATTAATCGTATTAACAATCATTGTTTTGCTTGGAGGGTACTTCCTGTTTGGTGATTCAATCATGGAATTTGGTAAAGGACTGATCGGCCAGGGTGGTTCCAATGATAGTAAAGGCGGCGCTGGTCAGGCCGGTGACGCTTATAATTGGAAGAAAGATATCCCCGATAGTGAAGAAAATGATACTTTTCAAAACTTCGCTCATACCGGTGAAGACGGTAATTATGAAGTAACATTAGATGCCCATGATCGAGAGAGTCTGGTTTCGTTCGTGTTTCATTACGACATTATTGTCGCTGATCGCAAAGGCATACGAACCGTAAGCGAAAAGAATGTTGGCACAGGGTCTTTCGGTGAAGAAAAAGAAGAAGTAACGGTCTCCGTGAGTATGATGTCGGATGATGTTCCAGAGCAAGGCTTGATCAAAGTCGCTTTTTATAAACCGGATGGTTCAGAACGCACGGAATATTTGTTAGAAACGATTGAGTAATCGTGTGACCACAAAGCTGCATTTAAAAAGGCGAGATGCTGGCACGGTGTCGTTGAACCAAGGGCAAGTATTGATGGACTTGCCCTAACCTTCTTCCTGTTTTCGGTGCTGATGACCGGATATGGCGTCAGCCTCACATTCCCAGTGTCTCCGACTGAGTTGAAGTCAAGAAGTCATCAAGCCAATTTTAGTATATTAAAGAAGGTGTTAACCTTGGGTGCAAGTGAACGGCAAAACTCCGGGAAAAAAAGCAGAGGAAAAACAGGGTGTTTCGTGGCGATTGGGTGTGGGGCAGTTTTACTTGGGTTGATGGTCATTGTGATGCTTGTTGGCTACCTTATATTTGGCGTTTTTATAGACGAAATGATTTTCAGCTATTCCCCCTATGTTCCTGATTTTTATTATTATATTTCTCTCAAGAGAATAGAATTTTTACATTCCTTAGAAAATCTATTCTAGATCTAACCCGTTGGTAATGGTTAGTAAAACGTCTCGATAACGCAGGAAACGACACCATCATCATAACCCGATAAAGACGCATTACGGGCATTGATCAAGATGCTCTAGTACTCATGTATCATTAATGGATGGTTTTATGGCCGCGTTTAGCGGCCTTTTCTATTTCCAGAGGTGTACTTTTGTACAAATGCGTTTTTCCGGGACACATGGAATGGTAAAATCTTTAGCAGCGAGCGCGATTTCGGTCCGCTGTTTAAAGAGAGGATGATCACCTTGGAAGGGAAAACACTGGGAGGTCGGTACGAAATTCTCCACCGTCTCGGTGGCGGCGGGATGGCAGTCGTCTACCTGGCACAAGATCGTTTTCTAGACAGACGGGTAGCGGTCAAAGTGTTAAAAAAAGCCCTCAGCCGGGATGAGGACTTGGTTCGCCGTTTTAACCGGGAAGCCAAAGCGGTGGCCAGTATGTCCCATCCCGGTGTAATCAAGGTTTATGATGTCGGTCGGGAAGACGATATTCACTATATGGTAATGGAATATATGGAAGGTGCTTCTCTGATGGATCGCATCGCGAAAGGAAAGCTTGCCACCCGTGAGGCGGTGGAGATTGCGATCCAGATCTGCGATGGATTGGAACATGCTCACCAACAGGGAGTGATCCATCGCGACATTAAGCCCCACAATATCATGGCTACCGCCGACGGGCAGTTTAAGCTAGGGGATTTTGGGATTTCTCGCTTAAGCGGGGCTACTGCCATTACGCAGACGGGAGCCGTGATCGGTTCCATCCATTATTTTTCCCCCGAACAAGCACGAGGGCGGGATATTACAAAACAGAGCGACATTTACTCCCTCGGGGTGGTTCTATTTTACGTGGTAACGGGTGTGCTGCCCTATGATGGCGATGAAGCAGTTGCCATCGCACTAAAACATCTGGAGGAACCGGTGCCGAATCCGCGCGACTGGGATCCGGAGTTGCCTGAGGGGGTGTGCCATGTGATCGCCCGTGCCATGGCCAAATCAAAAGAGGAGCGTTACCCATCGGCAGCGGAGATGAAAGCCGATTTGGAACAGGCGTTTACCGTTCCTTTTCGCGGAACTATTCTATCTTTATCCGCTGAAGCGAAAGTGACGGGAAGCGATCGTACGGATAGAGCCCTGGAAGAAGTGGGCGACAAAAAAAACGACAGATGGAAAGAGATTTTAGGGAAGCGAAGAGTTTGGTTTGGACTGGGTACCGGCATGGCTTGTGTAATGCTATTATGCTTCTTTTTGATTCAATCGCACGATTCAAATACCCTCGATGAATCAACCCCATCAGAAACGGCATCCGTTTTCCCACCGCCGGAAACCGCGGATGACGAGGAGAAAGCGGTCATTGACGAGCCGGAAGAAGAGGTGGAGCAAGAGGAAGAAGTGGTTGCAGAGGCGGAAGAGGAGAAGGAACGAAGGGAAGTAGAACCGACCCCTACCCCCGATCAAGAACAGCCACCTCCTGTTGATCCAGGGTGGAAGGCTACCTTCGATGATCAGACCGGCACTCTCCAAGTGAGCGGTCAAGAGCAGGAGGGAACTTTTGCGATCAGCGTATATCATCGAGGTGAGATGTACGACAATTATACGTCAGAGGAGAAACGCTGGAGTCAGCTGCGTTACCGTTTTCCGGAATGGGATAACTACGAGCCTGGCAAATATGAGATCGATGTGTACTTTATGCGCAAAGGTGTCGATACGGGGGATTATATTGACCTGTTTACCGTGGAAAAAGAAGGCGTAAACAATGGGGATGAATGATGGGAGAATTATCTGTATTGGTTAATAAAAAGATCCTTCTTCCTTAGCCGAAATTGGTTTATCAACTGGCTTTGCGGGAGAGACAACATGTAAGAAAGGAGGGGGTTCGTACATGGAAGGGAAGCTGTTGGGACAACGCTATGAAATTTTGCGTCAGCTAGGCGGTGGGGGGATGGCTGTTGTCTACTTGGCGCAGGACCGATTGCTGGAGCGGCAAGTGGCAATCAAAGTGCTGGACGATGAGCTGGGTCATGATACGGATTTTATTCGCCGTTTTGAACGGGAGGCGCAAGCGGCGGCTAGCCTCTCTCATCCTCATATCATCGCGATTTATGATGTTGGGCAAGAAGATGAGATTTACTATATTGTGATGGAGTATATGGAAGGAGCTTCCTTGATGGATCGCATTGCGGAACGGGGAATGATACCGGCCCGTGAAGCGGTGGAGATTGCGATCCAGATCTGCGATGGATTGGAACATGCTCACCAACAGGGAATCATCCATCGCGATATCAAACCGCACAATATGATGGCGACCGCCACCGGACAGTTTAAGTTGGGTGATTTTGGGATTGCACAACGTCATGGGGCGACAGCGCTAACCCAGTCAGGACAGGTGATGGGATCGGTTCATTATTTTTCTCCGGAGCAGGCCCAGGGTAAAACGGTAGGCCCCCAGAGCGATGTGTATTCCTTAGGCGTGGTCTTGTACGAAATGGTGACGGGAACCCCTCCTTTTAACAGTGAGGAAGGGATTGCCATCGCCTTGTCCCATTTGCGCGATCCGATTCCAGATCCGCGCCGATGGAACCTCGATTTGCCCGACGGAGTGTGCCATGTGATCGCCCGCGCCATGGAAAAATCGAGCGATACGCGCTATCAATCCACAGCAGAGATGAAAGCGGAGTTGGAACAAGCTTTTCTCGACATTCCGCGCCAACCGGTGCAAGCCTTTGCTCCTGTTTCCGCCGTTTCGGAGGAGGGAGGGATGGTGGCTAATGCTGCATCAGGTAAGGGAAAAGGGTGGCGCGAGTGGCTACATAAACGAAGGCTTTGGTTTGGGTTAGGTATCGGATTGCCCCTGGTGTTGGTATCGTTTTTTATCCTGTGGGTAGGCGGGGAATTAGTACAAACACAGGGAGGGGAGAATGGGCCCCAACAGCCGCGGGAAGTTGCAGGTGTAGCAGAAAAGGAGGAGCAAACAGACGGTCAGGAACAAGAGGTTACGGCAGAGGCTGAGACTGGGGAGCAACAACAGCCATCCGACCAGACTGAGAAGAATCAATCTGCAGCCGACGAAAAAAAGGAAAACGATTCCCCGCCTTCCTCTACCACTCCCCCTTCACAGCAGCAACCAGAGGAAAGGGTGGTCCCCCAGTTTGAGGAATTTTTCGATGAAGCAACATGGACGGTACGGGCCAAAGCGACCCAACCGGGGGAAGGGTATTTTCGTATCTGGGTGTTTAAAGATGATACGCCAGAATACTACCAGCATTATCAATCCGAAGAAAAATACTGGGACACATTTTCGTTTACCATCCCCGATTGGGAAAGCTTCCCCCCAGGAACCTATAAAATCTCGCCACATTTTCACCAAAGTGAGCTTGATGCGCTGCCGGTGGACAGCGATCGAGAATTTACAGTGGTAAAAGATTGACCGCTCCCGATGCGTAAACGCAGGGGATTCCTGCGAGCAGTAGTCCCAACGACCAGTTATCTTAGCAGGCTCTACCCGTAGGTCCCACGGTGAAAACAAAAAATGCTCTGCTACCTTAGCTTGGTTTTCGCAACTTCAAAGAGACGGGTGGTTGAAGATTTTACACTACAGACCGATTTTCGGTAGCATATCTTCAGTTTTCAACGAGCGAATATGATTCTACCAAAAAATTGTCAGACTTCATTTAGAGATATCGGGTTTTTTCGAGTGATAGTAAGATTATACCCCATCCCCCTTATCCCTTACATACCGCAGTCAATATCGGGGCATGCTCGCGGTTGAGAACTTGATATTGAACGGTTTGATAGTCGGTATCCAGCTGTTTCATCCACGCCAATACCTGCTCTGCTTCTTCGCGACCGCCAGGGTGGCCGGTGTAGAGGACGGCGGTCAGGATGCCGCCGGGGTTGAGCATATCCACCGCTTGCCGCATCGCATCCAGGGTGGTGTCGGTTTGGGTGGTGATCGTTTTGTCGCCATGAGGGAGGTAGCCCAAATTGAACATGACGGCATCTATATGGAGAATGCTGCGGTTGTAGAGATGAAATTTTATCTTTTCGTGGCTGTCGTGAAAGAGCGTGACACGGCCATCCAAGGACTCTTTTTCCAAACGTAAGCGGCTGCGTCGAACCGCTTCTTCCTGTATGTCAAATCCAAAAACCCGTCCGGCATCGCCCACGTGATCGGCCAAAAAGCGAATGTCATGGCCGTTTCCCAGGGTAGCGTCGACGGCGATTCCACCGGGGGGGAGGCGTTCCGCCACCCATTGGTGGGTTTGTTGCAAAATACCGGGAAGCATCAGGCTTTTTCACCTACCCATTGCGGTAAGAGTGAGGGGGTAGCAGGAGACCATTTTTTCCCTTGCCAGGAATGGCGCCGCTTTAGCTCATCGTCGATGGCGTTGAGCGCCTCCCATTTTTTTGTACTCCACATCGGCCCGATCATCAGATCCGGCGGGCCGTCCCCTGTCACTCGGTGAATCACCATCTGCGGTGGCAACAGTTCCAACGTATCCACCACTAAGCGTACATAGGTGTCCCGATCCAAAAACTGAAGCAGTCCCTGTTTGTATTGTTTGACCATCGGTGTTTTTTTCAACAGATGGAGGGAATGGATCTTGATGCCTTGGATATCCATATTGGCACAGGCACGACCCGTCTCCAGCATCATCTCCGGCGTTTCCTGCGGCAGACCGTAAATGATGTGGGCGCAGGTGCGGATATTTCGCTGTCGCAGCTTGGCGACTCCTTCTAAAAAACAGGCGTAATCGTGTCCGCGATTGATTAGGTCCGAGGTGGAGTCATGCACCGTCTGCAAGCCCAGCTCCACCCAGAGATAGGTGCGCTCATTTAATTCTTCCAATAAATCCAGCACATCGTCCGGCAAGCAGTCCGGCCGGGTGGCGATGGAGAGGCCGATCACATTTTCCTGCTCCAAAATGCATTCATACATGGGGCGAAGTTCCTCCGCCGGTGCATAGGTATTGCTAAATGCCTGAAAATAACCGAGATATTTCGCTTGCGGCCATTTTTGGTGCATGCGCTCTTTTACCCGTTGAAACTGTTCCACCAAATCTTGCCGTCGATCTCCAGCAAAATCGCCAGAGCCGCGCGGACTACAGAAGGTGCAGCCACCGGAGGCGACAGTTCCATCCCGGTTGGGACAAGTAAAGCCACCATCCAAGGGAACTTTAAAGATCTTTTCTCCGAAGTGGCTGCGCAGGTGGTGGTTCCATGTATGGTAACGTTTATCCCCCCATGTGAGAGGAATTGGTTTCTGTTGTTTTGGTGCGTACATATACAACCCATCCTTATAAAAGCGATCTTTCCCCATTATACACCATGGTGGTGAGATCCCAAGTTTGATTCAGCGATGACTGGGAAAAAATATTTATAGAGTCAGCTGGAAAGGAGCAGATATACTTGAATTCGGATATCCAAACATTGATCGACGGACTGAATGAAGATCTGGCATATGAGTATGCAGCGGTTATCTCGTATACGTACAATGCTGCCGTTGTTTCCGGTTTAGCCCGTCCAGTCTTAAAATCGTTTTTTGAAGAAGAAGCTCAGGATGAAATTCGTCACGCCAGTTACCTATCGGAGAAAGTTGCCGCTCTGGGTGGAGTACCGGTCGTACAGCCGGCGGAGGTAAAGCAGACTTCCAGCGTAAGGGAAATGTTGGAAAATGCCATCGCTGATGAGGATGCTACCATTCATCGCTATATGAAACGGATTGAGCAAGCGGAAAAAGCCGCCCAGTACGGTTTAAAGGTGGATTTAGAGGATATGGTGGCCGATGAGTCCAACCATAAGGAAGAGTTGCAGCGCTTGTTGAACGATCCTCGCTTATAAGGAATGAGTGAAAAACCGCAACGCGTCATGTGTTGCGGTTTTTTTGTATGCCGGGTATGCTGGAAGCGTAAAAAAGATCGAAGCCTGTCGGAAGTGTTGGTCAGGGCAGGAGAGGTGAGGTTTATTTGATGAAAAAGCATTTGCACTTATTTTTATGGTTGGTTCTATTATTATTTGTGATGGTGTCGGGCTGCTCCCTGTTTGCGGGTACTGAGTCGGAGAAGTCGGATGACAGCGTGGATAAAAACGGATCTCTGTCTGCAGAGGAAATCCTTCAGAAAGCGGAAGCCTCGATGACCGACACGAGTGGGGTTCGTTATGATATTGTCGGTGATCAATCGCTCGTGATCGAAAAAGACGGAAAAAATAAAGCGGCCACAATGGATTTTAATGCGGCCTTACAGTTGGATCAGAAGCCATTTGCCATCCATTTAAAAGGGAATATCAATACGGATACCGACACTGTACCCGTTGAGTTGTATTTGGCACAGGGTATCTGGTATAGCCGCATGGATGAAGGGGACTGGACTCGCTCCACTATTCCCTCCTTCGGAAATGGGCAGGGGCAAAATTTGCTCCCAGCAGAATCGTTGCAACAGTTTCGGCGGATGATTGAGGAATCCAATGACAGTTCAAGGGTGCATTTTTCTAACGAAGAAGATGCATATGTATTAGAACTGAATGTAACAGAGGAAGGATTGAAAAAAGAGTGGGGTGACGATTATAAAAATCTGAAAAAGAAATTGGAGCCGTCTTGGGAAGAAATCGGTCTTACCGCTAGGCAAGCGGAAGCCAGGATTGTTCAGTTTAATCGTCGCTTTTCCATTGACAAGGAGACATTTATACCAAAGCAGATCGATCATGCAACCATCTGGGAAATTCCGTTAGAAAAAGGTTCCATCACGCTAGAACAAAATATGGTAATCACTTATGCTGGTGAATCGACACGATCGATCACCATACCAGCGGAGGTCACAAGAAGTTCCCAAGACAAATAGACTCTCAAACAGGGGTTCCCTGGTGTGGCCGCCTACCCTACTTTAAAATGCCATCTCAAAGAGGTGGTTTTTTTCTGTTTTATATGGTTTTTGCCGGGATGCTATAGCACTTTTTATCTGTATCAATGATATATAAAAAACTGTATCATAACCTGTTGCAACCATGTATCATATAGTAAATATCTTGTATTTCGCTGGTATTGACGGAGTATATCGTGGGGTGTATCATTCAAATGTATGGGTTGTAACCAAACAGGAGTAATGGTTGGCTCAAGGAAACCCAAACCGTTTTAGCGGCAAGGCGGACAGGATTTAACAGTTTTTGCGTCCGGTATGAAGGGAAGGTACTTCTGAGACTGTTTCTCTCCTATTCATCCCATATTCCTGTTGTTCGCATGGACAACGGGTAAACTTGGCAGGATAAGGAGATGAACGGATCATATTAGCCCGGTGAGGAGCATTAAGAAACGAGGTGTGCAATTGTGCCTAAAGTAATGGAGTTGAAGCAGGGTTCGGAAATGTTTCAAATCCTAAATGAAAACGGTGAGATTGTCGAAGGGCAACAAGCACCAGATCTCTCCGATGACGAACTGAAAGACATTTATCGCTGGATGTTGCGAATCCGTACGTTTGACGGGCGTGCCATTAAGCTGAACCGTCAGGGACGCTTAGGTTTTTATGCGCCGATGGCAGGCCAGGAAGCGTGCCAGATCGCATCGATGGCTGCGCTAAAGAAGAGCGATATGCTGTATCCCAGCTATCGTGATGTCGGTACCGCTATGTATCATGGATTGCCGATGGAAAATGTTTTCCTCAATTCCCGTGGTCAGATTACGGGCATGAAAACGCCGGAGGGCGTAAACGCTTACCCGCCGCAAATCATCATCGCCGCTCAAGTTCTTCACTGTGCCGGTTCCGGTTGGGCTTTCCGCCTGCGGGATGAAGATCATGTTGCGATCTGTTTCTTCGGAGACGGGGCGACCTCAGAAGGGGACTTCCACGAAGGACTCAACTTTGCCGCCGTCTACGATGCCAACTCCATTTTCTTCTGTCAAAACAACCAATACGCCATCAGTGTGCCGCTTCATAAACAGATGCGTTCCGAGACGATCGCCCAAAAAGCTGTCGCTTACGGCATCGCCGGCATTCGCGTCGACGGCAACGATGCCTTGGCCGTCTATGAGGCGACCAAACAAGCGGCTGAACGTGCCCGCAAAGGGGAAGGACCGACCTTGATCGAAGCGGTTACCTACCGTGTTGGACCGCACACCATGGCGGGTGATGACCCGGGTCGCTACCGCACGAAAGAAGAGGAAGAGACCTGGACCTCTAAGCGTGATCCGCTCAAGCGCCTCCGTCAATACCTGGATTCCAAAGGCCTCTGGTCTGATGCCGAGGAAGAGCAGGTACAAGAAGAAGTGCTGAACGAGATGAACGAAGCGATCAAAAAAGTGGAGAAAGCACCGAAAGGGACCGTCGCTGAATTGATCGACGATCTCTATGCTGAAACTCCGGCACTCCTTAAAAAGCAAAAAGATGAATACCTCTCCTGGAAGGAGGGCAAATAAGCCATGGCTACCATGACCTATATTCAAGCCATCAACCAAGCACTTAGCGTCGAAATGGAACGGGATAAAAACGTACTCGTCATGGGTGAAGACGTCGGGGTGAACGGCGGTGTTTTCCGTGCAACCGCCGATCTGTACCAAACCTTCGGCGAGAAGCGTTCCTTTGACACCCCGCTGGCGGAGTCCGCGATCATCGGTACGGCGATCGGTCTCGCCAACCACGGCTTCCGTCCGGTTCCCGAGATCCAGTTTGCCGGATTTGTCTATGAGTGTATGGACCAAATCTCGACGCAAGCCGCTCGGATCCGCATGCGTTCCGGTGGACGTTTCAACGCTCCCATCACCGTCCGCGTTCCCTTCGGCGGCGGCGTAAAAACGCCGGAAATGCACTCCGACAGCCTGGAAGCATTGTTTATGCACAGCCCTGGGGTAAAAGTGGTGATCCCCTCTACCCCTTATGACGCCAAAGGCTTGCTGATCTCCGCCATCCGGGACGATGACCCGGTCATCTTCTATGAATCGATGAAGCTGTATCGCTCCATTAAAGCCGATGTGCCGGAGGAAGCATACACCGTGCCCTTGGGCAAAGCCAACGTGGTCCGGGAAGGCACCGACGTTACCCTGATCGCTTACGGCGCTATGGTTCATACCGCGGAAAAAGCGGCGGCACAAGCGGAGAAAGAGCGTGGTGTAAAAGCGGAAGTGATCGACTTGCGCACGATTTCTCCCTTTGATCTGGAGACGATCATCGGCTCCGTCACCAAAACCCATCGCGCTGTTGTCATCCATGAAGCGGCCCAAACCGGCGGTGTTGGTGCGGAATTGTCCGCTCGCATCCACGAAGAAGCGATCCTCTCTCTGGAAGCGCCGGTGGTGCGTGTGACTGGTTTTGACACCCCGTACCCGTTGACAGCGATCGAAGACGAATACTTACCGACAGTGGACCGAATCTGTGCCGGTATCTACAAAACGCTGGACTTTTAATTGAAAGGAGGTACCCGATCGTGGCTTTTGAATTTAAATTGCCTGATGTAGGTGAAGGGATCCACGAAGGCGAAATCGTGAAGTTTCATGTTAAAGAAGGCGATTCCATCAACGAAGATGATGTGCTCGCTGAAGTGCAGACGGATAAAGCGGTGGTGGAGATCCCCTCCCCCGTGACCGGTACCGTCAAAAAACTGAACGCCGCTGAAGGCGAAGTGATCGAAGTCGGCTCCGTATTGGCTGTCTTTGACACCGGCGATGGAGACGCAGCGGAAGAGACGGCAACCGAAGAGGCAAAAGCGGAAGAAACCCCTGCCCCGGCAGAAGAGAAGAAAGAAGAAGCTCCTGCTGCTCCCGCCGCCACCGGCAAGCAGGTGTTGGCGATGCCTTCCATCCGCAAAAAAGCCCGGGAGCTGGGCATCGATATCAGCCAGGTAGCAGGTTCCGGCCCCCGTGGCCGCATCACCTTGGAAGATCTGGAGAACTTCCAAGCAGGCGGTGCTAAACAAGAAGCCCAACCGGAAGCGGAGCAAGCAGCTCCGGCTCCTGCAGCGAAAGAAGCTGCCGCGCCTGCGCCCGCAGCACAGGCGCCACAAGGAAACGAAGAGCGTATTCCGCTGCGCGGTATGCGTCGTACCATCGCCAAGCGGATGGCACAAAGCGTCTACACCGCTCCCCATGTGACGATTATGGATGAGGTGGATGCATCCGAGCTGATCGAAATGCGCAAATGGGCGAAGCCGATGGCGGAACAGCGCGGCATCAAGCTGACCTACATGCCTTTTATCATCAAGGCTCTGGTTGCCGCTTTGCATGAATTCCCCACTTTAAACGCTTCCATCGATGATGAGAAAGAAGAGATCATCATCAAGAAGTACTACCATATGGGGATTGCAGCAGCCACCGAAGACGGTTTGTTAGTACCGGTATTAAAAGATGTGGATCGCAAATCGATGTTCCAACTGGCGGATGAGATGAGCGACTTGATTAAACGCACACGGGAGCGGAAAGCCGGTGTGGAAGACCTGAAGGGCAGCACCTTCACCATTACCAACATCGGAGCCTTCGGCGGCCAATTCTTCACCCCGATTATCAACTATCCGGAAGTGGCGATCTTCGGTATGGGCAAAATGGCGGATCGTCCGATGGCAGTCGATGGAGAAGTGGTAATCAAGCCCATTATGAACATCTCGCTGTCCATCGATCACCGCCTGATCGACGGCGATGTGGCCGCCCGCTTCCTCAATCGTGTCAAAGAGTTGCTGGAAAACCCGAAACTCTTGATGATGGAGATGAGCTGATATGGTAGTAGGAGACTTTGCAACCGAAGTTGACGTTCTTGTCGTCGGTGGCGGTCCTGGCGGCTATGTTGCCGCCATCCGTGCCGCCCAACTGGGGAAAAAAGTAACTTTAGTGGATAAAGCGGAACTGGGCGGAGTCTGCCTCAATCGGGGTTGTATTCCTTCCAAAGCGTTAATCCATGCGGCAGATGAAGTAAACAAAATGAAAAACGCCTCCCACATGGGCATCGAAGTGGATGGAGTCAAGCTTGACTTCCCCAAAACGATTCAGTGGAAAGATCAAGTGGTGAAAAAGCTGACAGGCGGTGTCGGTCAGCTTTTGAAGGGAAATAAAGTGGAAGTGGTACAAGGGGAAGTCTACTTCTCCGGAGAAAACACCGTCAAGGTCGCAACCGAGGATAACAGTACCACTTATCAGTTTGAGCACTGCATCTTGGCGACAGGCTCCCGCCCGACCCAGATTCCGTCGTTGCCGTTTGACGGAGAAAAAATCATCTCTTCCAC
This window harbors:
- a CDS encoding TIGR01212 family radical SAM protein (This family includes YhcC from E. coli K-12, an uncharacterized radical SAM protein.), which translates into the protein MYAPKQQKPIPLTWGDKRYHTWNHHLRSHFGEKIFKVPLDGGFTCPNRDGTVASGGCTFCSPRGSGDFAGDRRQDLVEQFQRVKERMHQKWPQAKYLGYFQAFSNTYAPAEELRPMYECILEQENVIGLSIATRPDCLPDDVLDLLEELNERTYLWVELGLQTVHDSTSDLINRGHDYACFLEGVAKLRQRNIRTCAHIIYGLPQETPEMMLETGRACANMDIQGIKIHSLHLLKKTPMVKQYKQGLLQFLDRDTYVRLVVDTLELLPPQMVIHRVTGDGPPDLMIGPMWSTKKWEALNAIDDELKRRHSWQGKKWSPATPSLLPQWVGEKA
- a CDS encoding ferritin-like domain-containing protein — protein: MNSDIQTLIDGLNEDLAYEYAAVISYTYNAAVVSGLARPVLKSFFEEEAQDEIRHASYLSEKVAALGGVPVVQPAEVKQTSSVREMLENAIADEDATIHRYMKRIEQAEKAAQYGLKVDLEDMVADESNHKEELQRLLNDPRL
- a CDS encoding DUF6612 family protein: MKKHLHLFLWLVLLLFVMVSGCSLFAGTESEKSDDSVDKNGSLSAEEILQKAEASMTDTSGVRYDIVGDQSLVIEKDGKNKAATMDFNAALQLDQKPFAIHLKGNINTDTDTVPVELYLAQGIWYSRMDEGDWTRSTIPSFGNGQGQNLLPAESLQQFRRMIEESNDSSRVHFSNEEDAYVLELNVTEEGLKKEWGDDYKNLKKKLEPSWEEIGLTARQAEARIVQFNRRFSIDKETFIPKQIDHATIWEIPLEKGSITLEQNMVITYAGESTRSITIPAEVTRSSQDK
- the pdhA gene encoding pyruvate dehydrogenase (acetyl-transferring) E1 component subunit alpha; amino-acid sequence: MPKVMELKQGSEMFQILNENGEIVEGQQAPDLSDDELKDIYRWMLRIRTFDGRAIKLNRQGRLGFYAPMAGQEACQIASMAALKKSDMLYPSYRDVGTAMYHGLPMENVFLNSRGQITGMKTPEGVNAYPPQIIIAAQVLHCAGSGWAFRLRDEDHVAICFFGDGATSEGDFHEGLNFAAVYDANSIFFCQNNQYAISVPLHKQMRSETIAQKAVAYGIAGIRVDGNDALAVYEATKQAAERARKGEGPTLIEAVTYRVGPHTMAGDDPGRYRTKEEEETWTSKRDPLKRLRQYLDSKGLWSDAEEEQVQEEVLNEMNEAIKKVEKAPKGTVAELIDDLYAETPALLKKQKDEYLSWKEGK
- a CDS encoding alpha-ketoacid dehydrogenase subunit beta — protein: MATMTYIQAINQALSVEMERDKNVLVMGEDVGVNGGVFRATADLYQTFGEKRSFDTPLAESAIIGTAIGLANHGFRPVPEIQFAGFVYECMDQISTQAARIRMRSGGRFNAPITVRVPFGGGVKTPEMHSDSLEALFMHSPGVKVVIPSTPYDAKGLLISAIRDDDPVIFYESMKLYRSIKADVPEEAYTVPLGKANVVREGTDVTLIAYGAMVHTAEKAAAQAEKERGVKAEVIDLRTISPFDLETIIGSVTKTHRAVVIHEAAQTGGVGAELSARIHEEAILSLEAPVVRVTGFDTPYPLTAIEDEYLPTVDRICAGIYKTLDF
- a CDS encoding dihydrolipoamide acetyltransferase family protein, which produces MAFEFKLPDVGEGIHEGEIVKFHVKEGDSINEDDVLAEVQTDKAVVEIPSPVTGTVKKLNAAEGEVIEVGSVLAVFDTGDGDAAEETATEEAKAEETPAPAEEKKEEAPAAPAATGKQVLAMPSIRKKARELGIDISQVAGSGPRGRITLEDLENFQAGGAKQEAQPEAEQAAPAPAAKEAAAPAPAAQAPQGNEERIPLRGMRRTIAKRMAQSVYTAPHVTIMDEVDASELIEMRKWAKPMAEQRGIKLTYMPFIIKALVAALHEFPTLNASIDDEKEEIIIKKYYHMGIAAATEDGLLVPVLKDVDRKSMFQLADEMSDLIKRTRERKAGVEDLKGSTFTITNIGAFGGQFFTPIINYPEVAIFGMGKMADRPMAVDGEVVIKPIMNISLSIDHRLIDGDVAARFLNRVKELLENPKLLMMEMS